A single genomic interval of Paralichthys olivaceus isolate ysfri-2021 chromosome 7, ASM2471397v2, whole genome shotgun sequence harbors:
- the tigara gene encoding probable fructose-2,6-bisphosphatase TIGAR A, translating into MRALRFGLTLVRHGETRYNKEGRLQGQAIDAPLSEVGLQQAEAAGLYLRDVKFSNVYVSDMQRAQQTAETIMKHNSSCSTLQLAPDPLLKEISFGIAEGGLLQDVREMAKAAGQTFPGFTPPGGETPEQVKERVKGFMEKMLQQIGAEHWHHSAEDEKYSPAVEGRPDDGVRGVPVHALVVTHGAYMRVVVRYFVEEMHCSLPEGSDRAHLFSISPNTGLCRFILTVRKEDDRFELSGIRCVFVHRGDHVKELVKQ; encoded by the exons ATGAGGGCTCTGAGGTTTGGTTTAACTCTTGTTCGACa TGGGGAAACACGTTACAACAAAGAAGGTCGTCTACAAG GTCAGGCTATAGATGCTCCTCTCTCTGAGGTCGGGCTGCAGCAGGCCGAAGCTGCAGGCCTCTACCTGAGAGACGTCAAGTTCAGCAACGTGTACGTCAGTGATATGCAGCGTGCCCAGCAG aCTGCTGAAAcaataatgaaacacaacagcagttGTTCTACGCTCCAACTGGCTCCTGACCCTTTACTCAAAGAGATA AGTTTTGGAATAGCAGAGGGTGGACTACTGCAGGATGTGAGAGAGATGGCAAAGGCAGCGGGTCAGACGTTCCCAGGCTTCACTCCACCAGGGGGCGAGACTCCGGAGCAG GTGAAGGAGCGGGTCAAAGGGTTTATGgagaaaatgctgcagcagaTTGGGGCGGAACACTGGCACCACAGCGCGGAGGACGAGAAGTACTCGCCTGCCGTGGAGGGGAGACCGGACGATGGGGTCAGGGGGGTCCCGGTCCATGCTTTGGTCGTCACACACGGAGCCTACATGCGTGTGGTGGTGCGCTACTTTGTGGAGGAGATGCATTGTTCTTTGCCTGAGGGTTCTGACAGAGCACACTTGTTCTCTATAAGTCCCAACACGGGTCTGTGTCGGTTCATACTGACCGTGAGAAAAGAGGACGACAGGTTTGAATTGTCAGGGATTCGCTGCGTGTTCGTCCACAGGGGCGACCATGTTAAAGAGCTTGTTAAACAgtag